A portion of the Streptomyces coeruleoprunus genome contains these proteins:
- a CDS encoding sensor histidine kinase, translating into MSGHGRDHTADVVAPTGVPAVRRRGTGRRCVLVAGLQTLIGLAQTAAVPLLAAGPAGLCTVGFLFAYALVVAPPVVRCLAPGRRPGRAVWAGCTLLSLAAASAVTALVGLPVPVHGQLVLDCLLAWLLCWALRDRGPDAAERAWEQRALVRAARAAERRRFGRDLHDLLGFRLSALALKVEVASRLLGRDDERVRRELREVLGMSRQALAEARSLAERYRELSLPEEIASVREVLTSSGMRVTVVGDFGPLDPRTGTVMATVLREGVTNLLRHSSASVCRIRLVERQGRIRLVLSNDGVRGVRAAVPRPGPTLASAVATAVPTVPSAVPSVAARGRGSGLDSLTQRLAEVGGTLTCSTDGAGWFHLVAECPARPVVSAATPSPGRSGSRPVDCAR; encoded by the coding sequence ATGTCGGGACACGGCAGGGATCACACGGCGGACGTCGTCGCGCCCACCGGCGTGCCCGCCGTGCGGCGGCGTGGCACGGGGCGGCGGTGCGTCCTCGTGGCCGGTCTCCAGACGCTGATCGGCCTCGCGCAGACGGCGGCCGTGCCGCTGCTGGCGGCCGGCCCGGCCGGCCTGTGCACGGTGGGCTTCCTCTTCGCGTACGCGCTCGTCGTCGCCCCGCCCGTGGTGCGCTGTCTGGCGCCGGGCCGCCGCCCCGGCCGGGCGGTGTGGGCCGGCTGCACGCTGCTGTCGCTGGCCGCGGCGTCGGCGGTCACCGCGCTGGTGGGCCTGCCCGTGCCCGTACACGGACAGCTGGTGCTCGACTGCCTGCTGGCGTGGCTGCTGTGCTGGGCGCTGCGCGACCGGGGCCCGGACGCGGCCGAACGGGCCTGGGAGCAGCGGGCGCTGGTACGCGCGGCGCGCGCGGCGGAGCGCCGCCGGTTCGGCCGCGACCTGCACGACCTGCTCGGCTTCCGGCTGTCGGCGCTCGCGCTGAAGGTGGAGGTGGCCAGCCGGCTCCTGGGCCGGGACGACGAGCGCGTACGGCGTGAACTGCGCGAGGTCCTCGGCATGTCGCGGCAGGCGCTCGCGGAGGCGAGATCGCTGGCCGAGCGCTACCGCGAGCTGTCGCTGCCGGAGGAGATCGCCTCCGTACGCGAGGTCCTGACGTCGTCCGGGATGCGCGTGACCGTCGTCGGGGACTTCGGGCCGCTGGACCCGCGGACCGGCACGGTGATGGCCACGGTGCTGCGGGAGGGCGTGACGAACCTGCTGCGGCACAGCTCCGCGTCGGTGTGCCGGATCCGGCTGGTGGAGCGGCAAGGCCGGATCCGGCTGGTGCTCTCCAACGACGGGGTCCGCGGGGTCCGGGCGGCTGTGCCGCGCCCGGGGCCGACCCTTGCCTCGGCGGTGGCGACCGCCGTGCCGACCGTTCCCTCGGCCGTGCCTTCCGTGGCGGCCCGCGGCCGGGGCAGTGGGCTGGACAGCCTCACCCAGCGGCTGGCGGAGGTGGGCGGGACGCTCACGTGTTCCACCGACGGGGCGGGCTGGTTCCACCTGGTGGCGGAGTGCCCGGCGCGCCCGGTGGTCAGTGCAGCCACCCCGAGTCCTGGGCGATCAGGATCGCGTCCAGTCGATTGCGCGCGTTGA
- a CDS encoding ketosynthase chain-length factor → MSSTENTRTRTVVTGVAVAAPGGLGTDEWWKSALTGRSGISAITRFDTDRFPSRLAGQILDFEAGDHLPSRLLPQTDVSTRYALAAADRALADAGVTPETLPDYDMGVVTANALGGFDFTHREFSKLWSQGPEFVSVYESFAWFYAVNTGQISIRNSMRGPSAALVAEQAGGLDAIGHACRTVRHGTKLVLSGGVDSALDPWGWASQLAGGLVSTDPDPARAYRPFDADASGYVPGEGGAILIVEDAASARERSARTVYGEIAGYAATFDPKPGSGRPPGLRRAAELALEDAGLAPGDVDVVFADAAGVPALDRAEAEAISGLFGARGVPVTAPKALTGRMYAGGGPVDVVTALLAIRDGVVPPTPGTGDVPEEYGLDLVRGEPRELPVSTALVLARGRWGFNSAVVLTAATD, encoded by the coding sequence ATGAGCAGCACCGAGAACACCCGTACGCGTACGGTCGTCACGGGGGTCGCCGTCGCCGCGCCCGGCGGGCTCGGCACCGACGAGTGGTGGAAGTCCGCCCTGACGGGACGAAGCGGCATCAGCGCCATCACGCGCTTCGACACGGACCGCTTCCCGTCCCGGCTCGCCGGGCAGATCCTGGACTTCGAGGCCGGCGACCACCTGCCCAGCAGGCTCCTGCCGCAGACGGACGTGTCCACGCGGTACGCGCTGGCCGCCGCCGACCGGGCGCTCGCCGACGCCGGGGTCACGCCCGAGACGCTGCCCGACTACGACATGGGCGTCGTCACCGCCAACGCGCTGGGCGGCTTCGACTTCACGCACCGGGAGTTCAGCAAACTCTGGTCGCAGGGACCCGAGTTCGTCTCCGTGTACGAGTCGTTCGCCTGGTTCTACGCGGTGAACACGGGCCAGATCTCCATCCGCAACAGCATGCGCGGCCCCAGTGCCGCCCTGGTCGCCGAGCAGGCGGGCGGTCTCGACGCGATCGGCCACGCCTGCCGTACCGTCCGGCACGGCACGAAGCTGGTGCTCAGCGGCGGCGTGGACTCCGCGCTCGACCCGTGGGGCTGGGCCTCGCAGCTCGCGGGCGGGCTCGTGTCGACGGACCCCGACCCGGCCCGCGCCTACCGGCCGTTCGACGCCGACGCGTCCGGCTACGTGCCGGGCGAGGGCGGCGCGATCCTCATCGTCGAGGACGCCGCGTCCGCGCGGGAGCGGTCCGCCCGCACGGTGTACGGCGAGATCGCCGGGTACGCCGCGACCTTCGACCCGAAGCCCGGCTCTGGCCGGCCCCCCGGGCTGCGCCGCGCGGCGGAACTGGCCCTGGAGGACGCGGGGCTGGCCCCCGGCGACGTGGACGTCGTGTTCGCGGACGCGGCGGGCGTGCCCGCACTCGACCGTGCCGAGGCGGAGGCCATCAGCGGGCTCTTCGGGGCGCGCGGCGTGCCCGTCACCGCGCCCAAGGCGCTCACCGGCCGCATGTACGCGGGCGGCGGGCCCGTCGACGTGGTCACCGCGCTGCTGGCCATCCGCGACGGCGTCGTGCCCCCGACGCCCGGCACCGGTGACGTACCCGAGGAGTACGGACTGGACCTGGTGCGCGGCGAGCCGCGGGAACTGCCCGTCTCCACCGCCCTCGTGCTGGCCCGCGGCCGCTGGGGCTTCAACTCGGCCGTCGTCCTGACGGCCGCCACCGACTGA
- a CDS encoding response regulator transcription factor, translating into MIRLLLAEDVHMVRGALVALLELEPDLEVVADLDRGDTIVEEARKHQPDVAVIDIDLPGLDGLTAAGLLREEVPDCRSLILTSLGRPGTLRRALDARVGGYLLKDSPPEQLAAAIRKVADGEQAIDPSLALAAWSSGENPLTQREIDTLRLAAEGAGSTEIADRMHLAVGTIRNYLTSAVVKLNARNRLDAILIAQDSGWLH; encoded by the coding sequence ATGATACGGCTCCTACTGGCCGAAGACGTACACATGGTGCGCGGGGCTCTGGTCGCCCTGCTCGAGCTGGAACCCGATCTGGAGGTCGTGGCCGACCTCGACCGCGGCGACACGATCGTCGAGGAGGCGCGCAAGCACCAGCCGGACGTGGCGGTCATCGACATCGACCTGCCGGGCCTCGACGGGCTCACCGCGGCCGGCCTGCTGCGGGAGGAGGTGCCGGACTGCCGCAGCCTCATCCTGACGAGCCTGGGGCGGCCCGGCACCCTGCGGCGCGCCCTGGACGCCCGGGTCGGCGGCTACCTGCTGAAGGACTCGCCGCCCGAGCAACTGGCCGCCGCCATCCGCAAGGTGGCCGACGGGGAGCAGGCCATCGACCCGTCGCTCGCCCTGGCGGCCTGGTCCAGCGGCGAGAACCCGCTCACCCAGCGGGAGATCGACACCCTGCGCCTGGCGGCCGAGGGCGCGGGCTCCACGGAGATCGCCGACCGCATGCACCTCGCGGTCGGCACGATCCGCAACTACCTGACGTCGGCCGTGGTGAAGCTCAACGCGCGCAATCGACTGGACGCGATCCTGATCGCCCAGGACTCGGGGTGGCTGCACTGA
- a CDS encoding nuclear transport factor 2 family protein, with protein MTTETDTRAGTHLYALVQHFYARQMQALDEGRFEEYAATFTEDGTFQHTPGTEPARTRAGIVAELHAFHERFRDDPVQRRHYFNQIVLDPQDDGSYRSTVYALIVRIRQGERPEIWPSCVVHDVLVVDGDEVLMRSRTVSYDQLPAQ; from the coding sequence ATGACCACCGAGACCGACACCCGCGCGGGGACCCACCTCTACGCGCTGGTCCAGCACTTCTACGCCCGGCAGATGCAGGCCCTGGACGAGGGCCGCTTCGAGGAGTACGCGGCCACGTTCACCGAGGACGGCACGTTCCAGCACACGCCCGGTACCGAGCCGGCCCGCACCCGGGCCGGGATCGTCGCCGAACTGCACGCGTTCCACGAGCGGTTCCGGGACGACCCCGTGCAGCGGCGGCACTACTTCAACCAGATCGTGCTGGACCCGCAGGACGACGGCAGCTACCGCTCGACCGTGTACGCGCTGATCGTGCGGATCAGGCAGGGCGAGCGGCCCGAGATCTGGCCCAGCTGCGTGGTCCACGACGTGCTCGTCGTCGACGGGGACGAGGTGCTGATGCGTTCGCGGACCGTGAGCTACGACCAGCTCCCGGCACAGTGA
- a CDS encoding aldo/keto reductase, with translation MSNTDPSIAGMRISRTGLGAWSFGGSDWGPQDDADSIATVHEAVSSGVNWIDTAPAYGMGHSEEVVGRALAGLPEADRPYVFTKCGLVPDERGLRKIMDARSVRRELEGSLRRLGVDHIDLYQVHWPGDGGLLAWGPVTDDPAGPDLGTPLEEYWATMAELKKEGKVRAIGLSNHGVDELKRAAAVAPVDAVQPPFSALDRTAADVLAWCAASGAGAIVYQSLKSGLLTGAFSAARVAALPEGDWRRGAPDFTTGLPANLAVADALTRVAVRHGVTTSAVAVGWALAWPGAAGAIVGARRPGQIADWSAAASLRLTEADLDEIAGALTAHAADAGPVRP, from the coding sequence ATGTCCAACACTGACCCGTCCATCGCCGGGATGCGGATCTCCCGCACCGGCCTGGGCGCCTGGTCCTTCGGCGGCTCCGACTGGGGTCCGCAGGACGACGCCGACTCGATCGCCACCGTCCACGAGGCCGTCTCCTCGGGCGTCAACTGGATCGACACCGCCCCCGCCTACGGCATGGGCCACTCCGAGGAGGTCGTCGGCCGCGCCCTCGCCGGGCTGCCGGAGGCCGACCGGCCCTACGTCTTCACCAAGTGCGGCCTCGTCCCCGACGAGCGCGGACTGCGCAAGATCATGGACGCGCGCAGCGTACGCCGCGAACTGGAGGGCTCCCTGCGCCGCCTCGGCGTCGACCACATCGACCTGTACCAGGTCCACTGGCCCGGCGACGGCGGCCTCCTCGCCTGGGGACCGGTCACCGACGACCCGGCGGGCCCCGATCTCGGCACCCCGCTGGAGGAGTACTGGGCGACCATGGCCGAGCTGAAGAAGGAGGGCAAGGTCCGCGCCATCGGGCTGTCCAACCACGGCGTCGACGAGCTGAAGCGCGCCGCCGCCGTCGCCCCCGTCGACGCGGTCCAGCCGCCCTTCTCCGCCCTGGACCGCACCGCCGCCGACGTCCTCGCCTGGTGCGCCGCGTCCGGCGCAGGCGCGATCGTCTACCAGTCGCTGAAGTCCGGCCTGCTGACCGGCGCGTTCAGCGCCGCGCGGGTCGCCGCGCTGCCCGAGGGCGACTGGCGGCGCGGCGCCCCCGACTTCACCACCGGCCTGCCCGCCAACCTGGCCGTCGCCGACGCCCTCACCCGGGTCGCCGTGCGCCACGGCGTCACCACCTCGGCCGTCGCCGTCGGCTGGGCACTCGCCTGGCCCGGCGCCGCCGGCGCGATCGTCGGGGCCCGGCGCCCCGGCCAGATCGCCGACTGGTCGGCCGCCGCGTCGCTGCGGCTCACCGAGGCGGACCTCGACGAGATCGCCGGCGCCCTGACCGCGCACGCCGCGGACGCCGGGCCCGTACGGCCATGA
- a CDS encoding SDR family NAD(P)-dependent oxidoreductase, with product MTTAVRPEGPGPVALVTGATSGIGLEITKRLAGLGARVFVCARQQEPLTSLIKELRDAGHEVDGTTCDVSDPAQIKAYVAAAVARYGPVSVLVNNAGRSGGGATAEIADDLWFDVINTNLNSVFLMTKEVLTAGGMRDLDRGRIINIASTGGKQGVVHAAPYSASKHGVVGFTKALGLELARTGITVNAVCPGFVETPMAERVRTHYAGIWGVSEQETHDRITQRVPLGRYVETREVAAMVEYLVSDDAAAVTAQALNVCGGLGNY from the coding sequence ATGACAACGGCAGTCAGGCCGGAGGGGCCGGGCCCCGTGGCCCTGGTGACCGGTGCGACCAGCGGCATCGGCCTGGAGATCACCAAGCGCCTGGCGGGCCTCGGCGCCCGCGTGTTCGTCTGCGCCCGGCAGCAGGAGCCGCTCACCTCGCTGATCAAGGAGCTGCGGGACGCCGGGCACGAGGTGGACGGCACCACCTGCGACGTGTCCGACCCCGCGCAGATCAAGGCGTACGTCGCGGCGGCGGTGGCGCGCTACGGACCGGTGTCCGTCCTGGTGAACAACGCCGGCCGCAGCGGCGGCGGGGCGACCGCGGAGATCGCCGACGACCTGTGGTTCGACGTGATCAACACCAACCTCAACAGCGTCTTCCTCATGACGAAGGAGGTGCTCACCGCGGGCGGCATGCGGGACCTGGACCGGGGCCGCATCATCAACATCGCCTCCACGGGCGGCAAGCAGGGCGTCGTCCACGCCGCGCCGTACTCGGCGTCCAAGCACGGCGTCGTCGGCTTCACCAAGGCCCTGGGCCTGGAGCTGGCCCGTACCGGCATCACCGTCAACGCGGTCTGCCCCGGCTTCGTGGAGACGCCGATGGCGGAGCGGGTGCGCACGCACTACGCGGGCATCTGGGGCGTGTCCGAGCAGGAGACCCACGACCGGATCACCCAGCGCGTGCCGCTCGGCCGCTACGTGGAGACCCGCGAGGTCGCCGCGATGGTCGAGTACCTCGTGAGCGACGACGCGGCGGCGGTGACGGCGCAGGCCCTCAACGTCTGCGGCGGCCTCGGCAACTACTGA
- a CDS encoding beta-ketoacyl-[acyl-carrier-protein] synthase family protein translates to MTRRVVITGIGVRAPGGAGTKEFWSLLSEGRTATRSISFFDASPFRSRVAGEADFDARAEGLTPREIRRMDRATQFAVVCARDAVADSGLPVDTLDPHRVGVSLGSAVASATSLENEYLVMSDAGREWVVDPGFLSPHMFDYLSPGVMPAEVAWTVGAEGPVTMVSDGCTSGLDAVGYGVQLIREGTVDTVLAGAADTPISPIVVACFDAIKATTPRNEDPAHASRPFDGSRNGFVLAEGAAMFVLEEYEAARRRGAHIYAEIGGYATRCNAHHMTGLKKDGREMAEAIRVSLDEARLDPTVVDYVNAHGSGTKQNDRHETAAFKRSLGQHAYEVPVSSIKSMVGHSLGAIGSIEIAASALAIEHNVVPPTANLHTPDPECDLDYVPITAREQRVDTVLTVGSGFGGFQSAMVLHRPEVSGR, encoded by the coding sequence GTGACCCGCCGCGTCGTCATCACCGGAATCGGGGTACGGGCTCCGGGCGGCGCCGGGACGAAGGAGTTCTGGTCGCTGCTGTCGGAGGGGCGCACCGCCACCCGCTCCATCTCCTTCTTCGACGCCTCCCCCTTCCGCTCCCGCGTCGCCGGCGAGGCCGACTTCGACGCCCGGGCCGAAGGGCTCACCCCCCGTGAGATCCGGCGCATGGACCGCGCCACCCAGTTCGCCGTGGTCTGTGCCCGGGACGCCGTCGCCGACAGCGGCCTGCCCGTCGACACGCTCGACCCGCACCGCGTCGGCGTCAGCCTGGGCAGTGCGGTCGCCTCAGCGACCAGCCTGGAGAACGAGTACCTGGTCATGTCGGACGCCGGCCGGGAGTGGGTCGTCGACCCGGGCTTCCTGTCGCCGCACATGTTCGACTACCTCAGCCCCGGCGTGATGCCCGCCGAGGTCGCGTGGACCGTGGGCGCCGAGGGCCCGGTCACGATGGTGTCGGACGGCTGCACGTCCGGCCTGGACGCCGTCGGCTACGGCGTCCAGCTGATCCGCGAGGGCACCGTCGACACGGTCCTCGCGGGCGCCGCCGACACCCCGATCTCGCCGATCGTCGTGGCGTGCTTCGACGCCATCAAGGCGACCACGCCGCGCAACGAGGATCCGGCCCACGCCTCGCGCCCCTTCGACGGCTCCCGCAACGGCTTCGTCCTCGCCGAGGGCGCCGCCATGTTCGTGCTGGAGGAGTACGAGGCGGCCCGCCGACGGGGTGCGCACATCTACGCCGAGATCGGCGGCTACGCCACCCGCTGCAACGCCCATCACATGACGGGCCTGAAGAAGGACGGCCGGGAGATGGCGGAAGCCATCCGCGTCTCCCTCGACGAGGCGCGCCTCGACCCGACCGTCGTCGACTACGTCAACGCGCACGGCTCGGGCACCAAGCAGAACGACCGCCACGAGACGGCCGCGTTCAAGCGGAGCCTCGGGCAGCACGCGTACGAGGTGCCGGTCAGCTCCATCAAGTCGATGGTGGGGCACTCCCTCGGCGCGATCGGCTCCATCGAGATCGCCGCGTCGGCGCTGGCCATCGAGCACAACGTGGTCCCGCCGACGGCGAACCTCCACACGCCCGACCCCGAGTGCGACCTCGACTACGTGCCGATCACCGCCCGCGAGCAGCGCGTCGACACGGTCCTGACCGTCGGCAGCGGCTTCGGCGGCTTCCAGTCCGCGATGGTCCTGCACCGCCCGGAGGTGAGCGGACGATGA
- a CDS encoding aromatase/cyclase: MTSPHRTEHTRVVAAPPDALYGLVADTTRWPAVFGPSVHVDHLERDDRSERFEIWAQVNGRVVSWVSRRLLDPARRYIAFRQERSAPPFASMSGGWLFRALPDGGTEVVLRHRFTTVDDEPDTLAAVHRALDRNSAEELAALARIAELGHPVEDVVFSFTDTVPLTGTAAEAYDFVNRADLWAERLPHVARAELTEEVPGVQTLEMDTVTADGSSHRTRSVRVCRAPHWIAYKQLKMPRLLTGHSGLWTFGEDAEGRPVAVSRHTVAVDPAAVRDVLGPDAGLAEARAYLREALGRNSMTTMRYAAGRTEESVAG; the protein is encoded by the coding sequence GTGACATCACCGCACCGCACCGAGCACACCCGGGTGGTCGCCGCGCCGCCCGACGCCCTGTACGGGCTGGTCGCCGACACCACGCGCTGGCCCGCCGTGTTCGGGCCCAGTGTCCACGTCGACCACCTGGAGCGGGACGACCGCAGCGAGCGGTTCGAGATCTGGGCGCAGGTCAACGGGCGCGTGGTCAGCTGGGTGTCCCGCCGGCTGCTCGACCCGGCACGCCGCTACATCGCGTTCCGCCAGGAGCGCAGCGCCCCGCCCTTCGCCTCCATGAGCGGCGGCTGGCTGTTCCGGGCCCTGCCCGACGGTGGCACCGAGGTGGTGCTGCGGCACCGCTTCACCACCGTGGACGACGAGCCCGACACGCTGGCGGCGGTCCACCGGGCGCTGGACCGCAACAGCGCGGAGGAGCTGGCCGCGCTGGCCCGGATCGCCGAACTCGGCCACCCCGTCGAGGACGTGGTGTTCTCCTTCACCGATACCGTCCCGCTCACCGGGACGGCCGCCGAGGCGTACGACTTCGTCAACCGGGCCGACCTGTGGGCGGAGCGGCTGCCGCACGTGGCGCGCGCCGAGCTGACCGAGGAGGTGCCGGGCGTCCAGACGCTGGAGATGGACACCGTCACCGCCGACGGCAGCTCGCACCGCACCCGCTCGGTGCGGGTGTGCCGGGCGCCGCACTGGATCGCGTACAAGCAGCTGAAGATGCCGCGGCTGCTGACCGGGCACAGCGGACTGTGGACGTTCGGCGAGGACGCCGAGGGCCGGCCGGTCGCCGTGTCCCGGCACACCGTGGCCGTCGACCCGGCGGCGGTCCGTGACGTGCTGGGCCCGGACGCGGGGCTCGCCGAGGCGCGGGCGTACCTGCGGGAGGCGCTGGGCCGCAACAGCATGACGACCATGCGGTACGCGGCGGGCCGGACGGAGGAGTCGGTGGCCGGCTGA
- a CDS encoding MFS transporter, with the protein MSPRPSRAALPVLLLASTLAVMAGAMITPVLEVIRGDLGVSGTAAGLIITAHGLAIAVTSPVVGRLIDRHGVRGPLAGGLVLYGVAGAAGLVIDDYLPLILSRFVFGAGAAAVFSGTTVALLALYQGPERDRVMGWRSTATSLGGVVWPLVGGALGGLSWHAPFAVYLVGVPIGLATLAALPKAAAGPSGGGGGVLALLRDRPALLGYYGLQAVSAVLLYGVAVFLPQRLAEVGVEAPFLVSLYTVAMMGAMSLVGLAYAGMRAAAGYRTLLSAAAVAWVVSFVLLGTVDQPWLLLLAPLLFGAGQGIAFPALTVLVGEAAPPELRGQATSLSGTANFAGQFLSPLLLGPVIGATSLTTGFLAAAGLSAVVLLGLVRLREPAAPTTGNPSTSGQDTSVNGKETRSA; encoded by the coding sequence ATGTCCCCCCGCCCCTCCCGGGCAGCCCTGCCCGTCCTGCTGCTCGCCTCGACGCTGGCCGTCATGGCCGGCGCGATGATCACCCCCGTACTGGAGGTCATCCGCGGCGACCTCGGCGTCAGCGGCACCGCCGCCGGCCTGATCATCACCGCCCACGGCCTGGCCATCGCCGTCACCAGCCCCGTCGTCGGGCGGCTCATCGACCGCCACGGCGTGCGCGGCCCCCTCGCCGGCGGCCTCGTGCTGTACGGGGTGGCCGGGGCCGCCGGGCTGGTCATCGACGACTACCTGCCGCTGATCCTCAGCCGGTTCGTGTTCGGCGCCGGCGCCGCCGCCGTGTTCAGCGGTACGACGGTGGCGCTGCTCGCGCTCTACCAGGGGCCCGAGCGCGACCGCGTGATGGGCTGGCGGTCCACCGCCACCAGCCTCGGCGGCGTGGTCTGGCCCCTGGTCGGCGGCGCGCTCGGCGGGCTGTCCTGGCACGCCCCGTTCGCCGTGTACCTGGTGGGCGTGCCCATCGGCCTGGCCACGCTGGCCGCGCTGCCCAAGGCGGCGGCAGGACCGTCCGGCGGCGGGGGCGGCGTCCTCGCGCTGCTGCGCGACCGGCCGGCGCTGCTCGGCTACTACGGCCTCCAGGCGGTCTCCGCGGTCCTGCTGTACGGCGTCGCCGTCTTCCTGCCGCAGCGGCTCGCCGAGGTGGGCGTCGAGGCGCCGTTCCTGGTGTCCCTGTACACCGTCGCGATGATGGGCGCGATGAGCCTCGTCGGCCTCGCGTACGCCGGGATGCGGGCCGCGGCCGGCTACCGGACGCTGCTGAGCGCCGCGGCCGTGGCCTGGGTGGTGTCCTTCGTCCTGCTGGGCACCGTGGACCAGCCGTGGCTGCTGCTGCTCGCGCCCCTGCTGTTCGGCGCCGGACAGGGCATCGCGTTCCCGGCGCTCACCGTCCTGGTCGGCGAGGCGGCCCCGCCGGAACTGCGCGGGCAGGCCACCTCGCTGTCCGGAACGGCCAACTTCGCGGGGCAGTTCCTCTCCCCGCTGCTGCTCGGACCGGTCATCGGGGCGACGTCCCTCACCACCGGGTTCCTGGCGGCGGCCGGACTCTCCGCGGTGGTACTCCTGGGGCTGGTGAGACTCCGCGAGCCCGCCGCACCTACTACCGGTAACCCTTCAACTTCCGGTCAGGATACGTCAGTTAATGGAAAGGAAACCCGCTCCGCGTAG
- a CDS encoding VOC family protein, translating to MINPAFGKFAVLAIKTRDLAAMTAFYRDVLGLEPKASGETFTAFHTGAGGELVLWNDAAGPFVPGFAGADLEAAREALLDAKPTEIEDHPGGKHFYLTDPDGNTVAFSNG from the coding sequence GTGATCAACCCTGCCTTCGGCAAGTTCGCCGTACTTGCCATCAAGACCCGCGACCTCGCGGCCATGACCGCCTTCTACCGCGACGTGCTGGGCCTGGAGCCCAAGGCGTCCGGCGAGACGTTCACCGCGTTCCACACGGGGGCCGGCGGCGAGCTGGTGCTCTGGAACGACGCCGCCGGGCCGTTCGTGCCCGGTTTCGCGGGCGCCGACCTGGAGGCGGCGCGGGAGGCGCTGCTGGACGCGAAGCCGACCGAGATCGAGGACCACCCGGGCGGCAAGCACTTCTACCTGACCGACCCGGACGGCAACACCGTCGCGTTCAGCAACGGCTGA
- a CDS encoding AfsR/SARP family transcriptional regulator encodes MLHIEVLGPLDVRVHGVSVVPTAGKPRQLLALLAQHAGRIVPVPTLVDELWGDDVPRSVSTTMQTYVLQLRRKIGGALAAAAGETGAGPGLDSKDVLSTCYGGYRLAAPERPSDAARFEQLAAQGATALEAGDARRAAAVLGRALELWQGDPLADVPVGRVLAMEVLALTEARARARELRIEADLRLGRHAALVGELRVLTAREPLHEGHCAQLMLALSRSGHPWRALEAFQRLRAALRDELGVEPSPRLQALHQQILTGAAEHELPVAYERFAS; translated from the coding sequence GTGTTACACATCGAGGTGCTCGGCCCGCTCGACGTCCGGGTGCACGGCGTATCCGTCGTGCCGACGGCGGGCAAACCACGGCAGCTGCTCGCCCTGCTGGCCCAGCACGCCGGCCGGATCGTGCCGGTGCCCACCCTGGTCGACGAACTGTGGGGGGACGACGTACCCCGCAGCGTGTCGACGACGATGCAGACGTACGTGCTGCAACTGCGGCGGAAGATCGGCGGGGCGTTGGCGGCGGCCGCCGGGGAGACGGGCGCGGGGCCCGGCCTCGACTCCAAGGACGTGCTGTCGACCTGCTACGGCGGCTACCGGCTCGCCGCCCCGGAACGGCCCAGCGACGCCGCCCGGTTCGAGCAGCTCGCCGCGCAGGGGGCCACGGCCCTGGAGGCCGGCGACGCCCGGCGGGCCGCCGCCGTCCTCGGGCGGGCCCTCGAACTGTGGCAGGGCGACCCGCTGGCCGACGTCCCGGTCGGGCGGGTCCTCGCGATGGAGGTCCTGGCGCTGACCGAGGCCCGCGCCCGCGCCCGCGAGCTGCGCATCGAGGCCGACCTGCGGCTCGGCCGGCACGCCGCGCTCGTCGGCGAACTGCGGGTGCTCACCGCCCGCGAACCGCTCCACGAGGGCCACTGCGCGCAGCTGATGCTGGCGCTCAGCCGCTCGGGCCACCCCTGGCGGGCCCTGGAGGCGTTCCAGCGCCTGCGCGCCGCCCTGCGCGACGAACTGGGCGTGGAGCCCTCACCACGCCTCCAGGCCCTGCACCAGCAAATCCTGACGGGCGCGGCCGAGCACGAACTGCCGGTGGCCTACGAGCGGTTCGCCAGCTGA
- a CDS encoding acyl carrier protein — translation MSTMTLDDLRRILVACAGEDDGTDVSGDILDSSFEDLGYDSLALMESAARIKQEFGVDLSDDDVADIDTPRALLDLVNGRVSPAAVAS, via the coding sequence ATGAGCACCATGACCCTGGACGACCTGCGCCGCATCCTCGTCGCCTGCGCCGGCGAGGACGACGGCACCGACGTGAGCGGCGACATCCTCGACAGCTCCTTCGAGGACCTCGGCTACGACTCCCTCGCCCTGATGGAGAGCGCCGCCCGTATCAAGCAGGAGTTCGGCGTCGACCTGTCCGACGACGACGTGGCCGACATCGACACCCCCCGCGCCCTCCTCGACCTCGTCAACGGCCGGGTGTCGCCCGCCGCCGTGGCGAGCTGA